A region from the Lemur catta isolate mLemCat1 chromosome 7, mLemCat1.pri, whole genome shotgun sequence genome encodes:
- the ARCN1 gene encoding coatomer subunit delta has product MVLLAAAVCTKAGKAIVSRQFVEMTRTRIEGLLAAFPKLMNTGKQHTFVETESVRYVYQPMEKLYMVLITTKNSNILEDLETLRLFSRVIPEYCRALEENEISEHCFDLIFAFDEIVALGYRENVNLAQIRTFTEMDSHEEKVFRAVRETQEREAKAEMRRKAKELQQARRDAERQGKKAPGFGGFGSSAVSGGSTAAMITETIIETDKPKVAPAPARPSGPSKALKLGAKGKEVDNFVDKLKSEGETIMSSNMGKRTSEATKVHAPPVNMESVHMKIEEKITLTCGRDGGLQNMELHGMIMLRISDDKFGRIRLHVENEDKKGVQLQTHPNVDKKLFTAESLIGLKNPEKSFPVNSDVGVLKWRLQTTEESFIPLTINCWPSESGSGCDVNIEYELQEDNLELNDVVITIPLPSGVGAPVIGEIDGEYRHDSRRNTLEWCLPVIDAKNKSGSLEFSIAGQPNDFFPVQVSFISKKNYCNIQVTKVTQVDGNSPVRFSTETTFLVDKYEIL; this is encoded by the exons ATG GTGCTGTTGGCAGCAGCGGTCTGCACGAAAGCAGGAAAGGCTATTGTTTCTCGACAATTTGTAGAGATGACCCGAACTCGGATTGAGGGCTTATTGGCAGCTTTTCCAAAGCTCATGAACACTGGAAAACAACATACATTTGTTGAAACAGAGAGTGTAAGATATGTCTACCAGCCTATGGAAAAACTGTACATGGTACTGATCACTACCAAAAACAGCAACATTTTAGAAGATTTGGAGACCTTAAGGCTCTTCTCAAGAGTG ATCCCTGAATATTGCCGAGCCTTAGAGGAGAATGAAATATCTGAGCActgttttgatttaatttttgcttttgatgAAATTGTCGCCCTGGGATACCGGGAGAATGTTAACTTGGCACAGATCAGAACCTTCACAGAAATGGATTCTCATGAGGAGAAGGTGTTCAGAGCAGTCAGAGAG ACTCAAGAACGTGAAGCTAAGGCTGAGATGCGACGTAAAGCAAAGGAATTACAACAGGCTCGAagagatgcagagagacagggcAAAAAAGCACCAGGATTTGGGGGATTTGGCAGCTCTGCAGTATCTGGAGGCAGCACAGCTGCCATGATCACAGAGACCATCATTGAAACTGATAAACCAAAAGTGGCACCTGCACCAGCCAG GCCTTCAGGCCCCAGTAAAGCTTTGAAACTTGgagccaaaggaaaggaagtagaTAACTTTGTGGACAAATTGAAATCAGAAGGTGAAACTATCATGTCCTCCAATATGGGCAAACGTACCTCCGAAGCAACCAAAGTGCATGCTCCACCCGTTAATATGGAAAG tgtGCATATGAAGATTGAAGAAAAGATCACACTAACCTGTGGACGAGATGGAGGATTACAGAATATGGAGTTGCATGGCATGATCATGCTTAGGATCTCAGATGACAAATTTGGCCGAATTCGTCTTCATGtggaaaatgaagataagaaaGGGGTGCAGCTACAG ACCCATCCAAATGTGGATAAAAAACTTTTCACTGCAGAGTCTCTAATTGGCTTGAAGAATCCAGAGAAATCATTTCCAGTCAACAGTGACGTAGGGGTGCTAAAGTGGAGACTACAAACCACAGAGGAATCTTTTATTCCACTGACAA TTAATTGCTGGCCTTCAGAGAGTGGAAGTGGCTGTGATGTCAATATAGAATATGAGCTACAAGAAGATAATTTAGAACTGAATGATGTGGTTATCACCATCCCACTCCC ATCTGGTGTCGGCGCACCTGTTATTGGTGAGATTGACGGGGAGTATCGTCATGACAGTCGACGAAATACCTTGGAGTGGTGCCTGCCAGTGATTGATGCCAAAAATAAGAGTGGCAGCCTGGAGTTTAGCATTGCTGGGCAGCCCAATGACTTCTTCCCTGTTCAAGTTTCCTTCATCTCTAAGAAAAATTACTGTAACATACAG GTTACCAAAGTGACCCAGGTAGATGGAAACAGCCCTGTCAGGTTTTCCACAGAGACCACTTTCCTAGTGGATAAGTATGAAATCCTGTAA